The Methylobacterium sp. PvR107 genome contains a region encoding:
- the petA gene encoding ubiquinol-cytochrome c reductase iron-sulfur subunit codes for MEFRILANTSAAAPAASGSEGSRRDFLFLATGAGLAVGAAAAAWPLISSMAPDAETIAAGAPIEVDLTPIQDGQIVNVFWRGKLIFVRKLTAKELTDMQAVPLSAMIDPAAFTTRVKNGHDQWLVVYGNCTHLGCVPIGHQGNFEGWACPCHGSQFDAVGRVRHGPAPINLPIPPYAFETDTKIRIGEGGKEAA; via the coding sequence ATGGAGTTCCGAATCTTGGCGAACACATCTGCAGCCGCTCCTGCGGCCTCCGGGTCCGAGGGCAGCCGTCGTGACTTCTTGTTCCTGGCTACCGGCGCCGGGCTGGCGGTGGGGGCCGCGGCCGCGGCCTGGCCGCTGATATCGTCCATGGCGCCGGATGCCGAAACGATCGCGGCCGGCGCCCCGATCGAGGTCGATCTGACGCCGATCCAGGACGGGCAGATCGTCAACGTCTTCTGGCGCGGCAAGCTTATTTTCGTGCGCAAGCTGACCGCCAAGGAACTGACCGACATGCAGGCGGTCCCGCTCTCGGCCATGATCGACCCGGCCGCGTTCACGACGCGCGTGAAGAATGGTCACGATCAGTGGCTGGTGGTCTACGGCAACTGCACGCATCTCGGTTGCGTGCCGATCGGCCACCAGGGCAATTTCGAGGGCTGGGCCTGCCCGTGCCACGGCTCGCAATTCGACGCGGTGGGGCGCGTGCGCCACGGACCGGCGCCGATCAACCTGCCGATCCCGCCCTACGCCTTCGAGACGGACACCAAGATCCGGATCGGCGAAGGCGGCAAGGAAGCGGCCTGA